From the Salarias fasciatus chromosome 16, fSalaFa1.1, whole genome shotgun sequence genome, one window contains:
- the csrnp3 gene encoding cysteine/serine-rich nuclear protein 3, with translation MRRAMSGILKRKFEEVEASSSPCSSARESDDEVSCSESGDSSDSVNPSASGPFTPDSILKREKRLRTRRVHFENVTVYYFSRRQGFTSVPSQGGSTLGMSNRHSWIRQYSLGEFALEQERIHRDMLRDHLKEEKLNSIKLKLTKNGAVESEEANTLTAEDISDDDIDLDNTEVDEYFFLQPLTTKKRRALLRSSGVKKIDVEEKHELRAIRMSREDCGCDCRVFCDPETCACSIAGIKCQVDRMSFPCGCTKEGCSNSTGRVEFNPIRVRTHFLHTIMKLELEKSREQQQQPSPTNGYHSEANDLGGGNPFAQSQHRLEYSLSDAVPTASMHLQAPEDMDEPLDDDDDDDDEEDDDEDEEEEEEENDEEEEDEEDEEDSSSVCSGLSDSSTQSLANSDSEDEEGDDEDEEKQDGFDDGAAAPPAPCADVSSSVLCYNSESVAHDNHMNGNTYLMNSSPAEYYQLGGAGAIANGQIPQASEPYGEALAFQDPANGTNGGVAQGPFGVSAEPYTDYSSQAEEQYAAGHHFTPSTPLTCFAPDQKILSKAAFAEQPESRGQTQFQNYLNNNGQDSYGSRASCMTADEPPQEPGLNGHSDLTLLANTTKKLPLPDHCPEVAAI, from the exons ATGCGGCGGGCCATGAGTGGAATACTGAAGAGGAAATTTGAGGAGGTggaagcctcctcctccccgtgcTCCTCCGCGCGGGAGTCTGATGATGAGGTCTCCTGCAGCGAGAGTGGGGATAGCAGCGACAGTGTCAACCCCTCCGCCTCGGGCCCTTTCACCC CCGACTCGATACTGAAGAGGGAGAAGCGCCTGCGGACCCGGCGGGTGCATTTCGAGAATGTGACGGTTTACTACTTCAGCCGGCGGCAGGGCTTCACCAGCGTGCCCAGCCAGGGTGGCAGCACACTGGGCATGTCCAACAGGCACAGCTGGATCCGGCAGTACTCCCTGGGCGAGTTCGCCCTGGAGCAGGAGCGCATCCACAGAGATATGCTCAGAGACCacttgaaggaggagaagctcaACTCAATCAAACTGAAG CTGACAAAGAACGGCGCGGTGGAGTCCGAAGAGGCCAACACGCTCACGGCGGAGGACATTTCCGACGACGACATCGACCTGGACAACACCGAGGTGGACGAGTACTTCTTCCTGCAGCCCCTCACCACTAAAAAGCGCCGGGCGCTGCTGCGCTCCTCCGGGGTGAAGAAGATCGACGTGGAGGAGAAGCACGAACTGCGGGCCATCCGCATGTCCAGGGAGGACTGCGGCTGCGACTGCCGGGTTTTCTGCGACCCGGAGACGTGCGCCTGCAGCATCGCAGGGATCAAGTGCCAG gtggACCGCATGTCGTTTCCCTGCGGCTGCACAAAAGAAGGCTGCAGCAATTCGACCGGCAGAGTGGAGTTTAATCCCATCCGCGTCCGAACCCATTTTTTGCACACCATCatgaagctggagctggagaagagtcgtgagcagcagcagcagccgtccccGACCAACGGTTACCATAGCGAAGCTAATGACCTGGGGGGCGGGAATCCGTTCGCTCAGTCACAACACCGGTTGGAGTACTCTCTGTCGGACGCCGTTCCCACGGCCAGCATGCACCTGCAGGCCCCCGAGGACATGGACGAGCCCctggacgacgacgacgacgacgacgacgaggaaGACGatgacgaggacgaggaggaagaggaggaggagaacgacgaggaggaggaggatgaggaggacgaggaggacagcagcagcgtctgcagcggGCTGTCCGACTCCAGCACGCAGAGCCTGGCCAACAGCGActccgaggacgaggagggagacgacgaggacgaggagaagCAAGACGGCTTCGACGACGGCGCGGCGGCCCCGCCGGCGCCCTGCGCCGACGTGTCCTCCTCCGTCTTGTGCTACAACAGTGAGTCCGTAGCGCACGACAACCACATGAACGGAAACACTTACCTAATGAACTCTTCCCCAGCCGAGTACTACCAGCTGGGCGGCGCCGGCGCCATCGCCAACGGCCAGATCCCCCAAGCCAGTGAACCCTATGGGGAAGCCTTAGCATTCCAGGATCCGGCGAACGGCACCAACGGCGGCGTGGCCCAGGGACCATTCGGCGTGTCCGCCGAGCCGTACACAGACTACTCCAGCCAGGCCGAGGAGCAGTACGCCGCCGGTCACCACTTCACTCCCTCCACGCCGCTGACCTGCTTCGCCCCCGATCAGAAGATCTTGTCCAAAGCGGCGTTCGCTGAGCAGCCGGAGAGCCGCGGCCAGACGCAGTTCCAGAACTACCTGAACAATAACGGCCAGGACTCCTACGGCAGTCGCGCCTCGTGTATGACGGCCGACGAGCCGCCGCAGGAACCCGGCCTGAACGGACACTCCGACCTGACCTTACTAGCAAACACGACCAAGAAGCTCCCTTTACCAGACCATTGCCCCGAGGTCGCAGCCATCTAG